In Streptomyces violaceusniger Tu 4113, one DNA window encodes the following:
- a CDS encoding FtsB family cell division protein: MSTRETGPKGRPVPGGATARRTPFVLLVVVLLGSGLIALLLLNSSLNQGSFELSRLEKQTGELTDERQALQQDVDQLSAPTALERRARELGMVPGGSPAFLNPDGSVSGVPAPASGQPSVLGAPGPVLPSALAPTPSQAPALSGASPTPSVLAPPTATPSGAGTASVTPWGLPTALSTTSSASAQSTPAPQ; the protein is encoded by the coding sequence ATGAGCACGAGGGAGACGGGGCCGAAAGGCCGGCCGGTGCCGGGGGGCGCCACGGCCAGGCGCACGCCCTTCGTGCTGCTCGTCGTGGTCCTGCTCGGCTCCGGCCTGATCGCGCTGCTGCTGTTGAACTCCTCCCTCAACCAGGGGTCGTTCGAGCTCAGCAGGCTCGAGAAGCAGACCGGGGAGCTCACCGACGAGCGCCAGGCGCTCCAGCAGGACGTCGACCAGCTCTCCGCGCCCACCGCGCTGGAGCGGCGCGCCCGGGAGCTGGGGATGGTGCCCGGCGGCAGCCCCGCCTTCCTCAACCCGGACGGCTCGGTCAGCGGGGTGCCCGCCCCCGCCTCGGGGCAGCCCTCGGTGCTCGGCGCCCCCGGCCCGGTGCTGCCGTCCGCGCTCGCCCCCACGCCGTCCCAGGCGCCCGCCCTGTCCGGGGCGTCGCCCACCCCGTCCGTCCTCGCGCCGCCGACCGCCACCCCGTCCGGGGCGGGCACGGCCTCCGTGACCCCGTGGGGGCTGCCCACCGCCCTCTCCACAACCTCCTCCGCCTCCGCGCAGTCCACCCCGGCCCCTCAGTAG
- the rsmH gene encoding 16S rRNA (cytosine(1402)-N(4))-methyltransferase RsmH, translating to MSSNALHVPVMLQRCLDMLAPALAQPGAVVVDCTLGLGGHSEALLRDFPEARLIALDRDPSALRLAGERLAPYGDRATLVHAVYDELPEVLDRLGVPRVQGILFDLGVSSMQLDEAERGFAYAQDAPLDMRMDQTTGVSAAEVLNTYPPGELVRILRAYGEEKFAKKIVDAVVRERAKEPFTNSARLVELIRAALPQAAKRTGGNPAKRTFQALRIEVNGELAVLERAIPAAVGTLAVGGRIAVLSYHSLEDRLVKQVFAAGARNTAPPGLPVIPEQYQPRLKLLTRGAELPTEEEIAENRRAAPARFRGAERIREEVGP from the coding sequence ATGAGCAGCAACGCTCTCCATGTTCCCGTCATGCTCCAGCGCTGCCTGGACATGCTGGCCCCCGCTCTCGCCCAGCCCGGCGCGGTCGTGGTCGACTGCACTCTGGGCCTCGGCGGCCACAGCGAGGCGCTGTTGCGCGACTTCCCCGAGGCCCGGCTCATCGCGCTCGATCGCGACCCGTCCGCGCTGCGACTCGCCGGTGAGCGGCTCGCCCCGTACGGCGATCGGGCCACGCTGGTCCACGCGGTCTACGACGAGCTGCCCGAGGTCCTCGACCGGCTCGGCGTCCCGCGCGTCCAGGGGATCCTCTTCGACCTCGGCGTGTCCTCCATGCAGCTCGACGAGGCCGAGCGCGGTTTCGCCTACGCCCAGGACGCCCCGCTGGACATGCGGATGGACCAGACCACCGGAGTCAGCGCGGCGGAGGTGCTCAACACCTATCCGCCGGGCGAGCTGGTACGCATCCTGCGGGCCTACGGCGAGGAGAAGTTCGCCAAGAAGATCGTGGACGCCGTGGTGCGCGAGCGCGCCAAGGAGCCGTTCACCAACAGCGCCCGGCTCGTCGAGCTGATCCGCGCGGCGCTGCCGCAGGCCGCCAAGCGCACCGGCGGCAATCCGGCCAAGCGCACCTTCCAGGCGCTGCGGATCGAGGTCAACGGCGAGCTCGCGGTCCTGGAGCGGGCCATTCCGGCGGCCGTCGGGACGCTCGCGGTCGGCGGGCGGATCGCCGTGCTCTCGTATCACTCGCTGGAAGACCGCCTGGTCAAGCAGGTGTTCGCGGCCGGTGCCCGCAATACGGCGCCCCCCGGGCTGCCGGTCATCCCCGAGCAGTACCAGCCCCGGCTGAAGCTGCTCACCCGCGGCGCGGAGCTGCCCACCGAGGAGGAGATCGCCGAGAACCGGCGGGCCGCCCCGGCCCGGTTCCGGGGGGCGGAGCGCATCCGGGAAGAGGTCGGTCCATGA
- a CDS encoding beta-class carbonic anhydrase, producing the protein MSISAPQPNPSTDRDAHTGDTVTDRLVEANRTYAEKFTDPGMDARPVQRVAVVACMDARLDLHEALGLELGDCHTIRNAGGVVTDDIIRSLTISQRALGTRSVVLIHHTGCGLLNLTEDFRHELEAEVGQRPSWAVEAFKDLDADVRQSMQRVRTSPFLVHTDDVRGFVFDVTTGLLREVTPRT; encoded by the coding sequence ATGTCGATATCAGCGCCGCAGCCGAATCCGTCCACCGACCGCGACGCCCATACGGGAGACACGGTCACCGACCGCCTCGTGGAGGCCAACCGCACGTACGCCGAGAAGTTCACCGACCCCGGAATGGACGCGCGCCCCGTGCAGCGCGTCGCCGTCGTCGCATGCATGGACGCCCGTCTGGACCTGCACGAGGCACTCGGCCTGGAGCTGGGCGACTGCCACACCATCCGCAACGCCGGCGGTGTGGTCACCGACGACATCATCCGGTCCCTGACCATCAGCCAGCGCGCGCTCGGGACCCGCAGCGTCGTGCTCATCCACCACACCGGCTGCGGTCTGCTGAACCTCACCGAGGACTTCCGGCATGAGCTGGAGGCGGAGGTGGGCCAGCGTCCGTCGTGGGCGGTCGAGGCGTTCAAGGACCTCGACGCCGATGTCCGCCAGTCGATGCAGCGGGTGCGCACCTCGCCGTTCCTGGTGCACACCGACGACGTCCGCGGTTTCGTCTTCGATGTGACGACGGGTCTGCTGCGGGAGGTCACGCCGCGCACGTGA
- a CDS encoding AAA family ATPase codes for MTTYDERASLSDLTTTAERIRRSVEGVIEGKPEVVRLSLTVLLAEGHLLIEDVPGVGKTMLAKALARSIDCSMRRIQFTPDLLPSDITGVSIFDQQRKEFEFKPGAIFAQIVIGDEINRASPKTQSALLESMEERQVTIDGESYELPSPFMVVATQNPVEMEGTYPLPEAQRDRFMARVSIGYPSPQAELQMLDIHGGVSPLDDLQPVAHAHEIVKLVEAVRSVHVAEAVRRYAVDLVAATRSHPDLRLGASPRATLHLLRAAKASAALAGREFALPDDVQSLVVAVLAHRLLPTAQAQLNRRTAEQVVTDIVQRTPVPTSGARGAGGGMPPMPPMPPADFGRQQPGARRL; via the coding sequence GTGACGACCTATGACGAGCGAGCGAGCCTCAGCGATCTGACCACCACAGCGGAGCGGATCCGCCGGTCGGTGGAGGGTGTGATCGAGGGCAAGCCCGAGGTCGTACGGCTTTCGCTGACCGTGCTGCTCGCCGAGGGGCATCTGCTGATCGAGGACGTCCCGGGCGTGGGCAAGACCATGCTGGCCAAGGCGCTCGCGCGGTCCATCGACTGCTCCATGCGGCGGATCCAGTTCACCCCGGACCTGTTGCCGTCCGACATCACCGGCGTGAGCATCTTCGACCAGCAGCGCAAGGAGTTCGAGTTCAAGCCGGGGGCCATCTTCGCCCAGATCGTGATCGGCGACGAGATCAACCGCGCCTCGCCCAAGACCCAGTCCGCGCTGCTGGAGTCGATGGAGGAGCGCCAGGTCACCATCGACGGGGAGAGCTATGAGCTGCCCAGCCCCTTCATGGTGGTGGCCACGCAGAACCCGGTCGAGATGGAGGGCACCTATCCGCTGCCCGAGGCGCAGCGCGACCGCTTCATGGCCCGTGTCTCCATCGGGTACCCCAGCCCGCAGGCCGAGCTGCAGATGCTGGACATCCACGGCGGCGTCTCCCCGCTGGACGACCTGCAGCCCGTCGCGCACGCCCACGAGATCGTCAAGCTGGTCGAGGCGGTGCGCTCGGTTCATGTCGCCGAGGCCGTCCGGCGTTACGCGGTGGACCTGGTGGCCGCCACCCGCAGCCACCCCGATCTGCGGCTGGGCGCCTCGCCCCGGGCCACGCTGCATCTGCTGCGGGCCGCCAAGGCGTCGGCCGCGCTTGCCGGGCGGGAGTTCGCGCTGCCGGACGATGTGCAGTCCCTCGTCGTGGCGGTGCTGGCGCACCGGCTGCTGCCCACCGCGCAGGCCCAGCTGAACCGGCGCACCGCGGAGCAGGTCGTCACGGACATCGTGCAGCGCACCCCGGTGCCCACCTCCGGCGCGCGCGGTGCGGGCGGTGGGATGCCTCCCATGCCGCCCATGCCCCCGGCCGACTTCGGCCGGCAGCAGCCGGGCGCGCGGAGGCTGTGA
- a CDS encoding DUF58 domain-containing protein: MAAGGTDMGAEGPGAGEDSGGLRSALAGLTTRGRSFLAAGVAAAVCSYVLGQADLLRVGLLLAALPLVCVAVVYRTRYRVAGSRRLAPARVPAGSEARVHLRMDNVSRLPTGLLMLQDRVPYVLGPRPRFVLDRVEPGGRREVSYRVRSDLRGRYPLGPLQLRLSDPFGMCELTRAFSAYDTLTVVPRVEPLPPVRLTGEAAGYGDGRHRSLALAGEDDVIPRGYRIGDDLRRVHWRSTARYGELMVRREEQPQRAHCTVLLDTRRTAHYGSGPDSAFEWAVSGAASTAVHLLERGYAVRLLTDSGSSVPGPDGGGGFTGSTHDGAETAGLMLDTLAVVDHSDGGGLSPAFEVLRGGGEGLLVAFLGDLDEEQAATAARMRHRTTAAVAFVLDGAAWSRGAEFGGTRELEERLRQLREAGWTALPVGPGASLTELWRQADAQGATRADAGGPAVGGMTGSWA; this comes from the coding sequence ATGGCCGCAGGGGGGACGGACATGGGCGCCGAGGGCCCCGGCGCCGGCGAGGACTCGGGCGGGCTGCGGTCCGCCCTCGCCGGTCTGACCACCCGCGGCCGTTCCTTCCTGGCCGCCGGGGTGGCCGCCGCGGTGTGCAGCTATGTCCTGGGCCAGGCGGATCTGCTGCGGGTCGGGCTGCTGCTGGCCGCGCTGCCGCTGGTCTGTGTGGCCGTGGTCTACCGCACCCGGTACCGGGTGGCGGGCAGCAGACGGCTCGCGCCCGCGCGGGTGCCGGCGGGCTCCGAGGCCCGGGTGCATCTGCGGATGGACAATGTCTCGCGGCTGCCCACCGGGCTGCTGATGCTCCAGGACCGGGTGCCCTATGTGCTGGGGCCGCGCCCCCGGTTCGTGCTGGACCGGGTGGAGCCGGGCGGCCGGCGCGAGGTGTCCTACCGGGTCCGCTCGGATCTGCGCGGCCGCTATCCGCTGGGTCCGCTGCAGCTTCGGCTGAGCGACCCGTTCGGGATGTGCGAGCTCACCCGCGCCTTCAGCGCCTACGACACGCTCACGGTGGTCCCCCGGGTCGAGCCGCTGCCCCCGGTGCGCCTGACCGGCGAGGCCGCGGGGTACGGGGACGGGCGGCATCGCTCGCTGGCCCTGGCCGGTGAGGACGATGTCATCCCGCGCGGCTATCGCATAGGCGACGATCTGCGCCGGGTGCACTGGCGGTCCACCGCGCGCTACGGGGAACTCATGGTCCGCCGCGAGGAACAGCCGCAGCGGGCCCATTGCACGGTGCTGCTGGACACCCGGCGTACGGCGCACTACGGCTCCGGGCCCGACTCGGCCTTCGAATGGGCGGTCTCCGGGGCGGCCTCGACCGCGGTCCATCTGCTGGAGCGGGGCTATGCGGTCCGGCTGCTGACCGACTCCGGAAGCTCGGTGCCGGGCCCGGACGGCGGAGGCGGCTTCACCGGCTCCACCCATGACGGGGCGGAGACCGCCGGGCTGATGCTGGACACCCTCGCCGTGGTGGACCACTCCGACGGCGGAGGGCTCTCGCCCGCCTTCGAGGTGCTGCGGGGCGGCGGCGAGGGACTGCTGGTGGCCTTCCTGGGCGATCTGGACGAGGAGCAGGCGGCGACGGCCGCCCGGATGCGGCACCGCACCACGGCCGCGGTGGCGTTCGTGCTGGACGGCGCGGCCTGGTCGCGCGGGGCGGAGTTCGGGGGCACACGCGAGCTGGAGGAGCGGCTGCGGCAGTTGCGCGAGGCGGGGTGGACGGCGCTGCCGGTCGGCCCGGGGGCCTCGCTGACAGAGCTGTGGCGGCAGGCCGACGCCCAGGGTGCCACCCGGGCGGACGCCGGAGGTCCCGCGGTCGGCGGAATGACAGGGAGCTGGGCATGA
- a CDS encoding transglutaminaseTgpA domain-containing protein, translating to MSGSVRLAICAALATVAAACALLPLVDPASWLLQAALLLAVQSGTGVAARRVPLARPLTVAVQAVVTLLLLTLVFAHEQALGGVLPSPQALDEFALLLRDGADDVGQYAIPAPLTEGIRLMLVAGVLAIGLVVDALAVTYRSAAPAGLPLLALYSVAAGLSDAGSDWLWFLLAAAGYLLLLLAEGRDRLSQWGRVFSGGAPHPAGMPPSGLAGAGGSPALAPVRTGRRIGVLALGIALVVPAALPSLDGGLLDRQGSGGGSGSGGGTISAVNPLVSLQDSLNQPENKEVLRYRTSSQTTQDLYLRIVALDRFDGTSWKSSERHVTDVPGQLPSPAGLGPSVRVSSIDTSISAADWYAQNWLPLPYPASRVEIDGRWRYEPEGRTLVGDRGQTTRGARYRVTSLLVEPTAEQLAAAPAPPSRLRKEYTEVPGSLPSVVASTAREVTAGAANAYEKAVKLQDWFAVNGGFRYDTEVQSGSGSAAIVRFLKQKEGFCVHFSFSMAAMARTLGIPARVAVGFTPGTAQADGSVSVGLKDAHAWPELYFEGVGWTRFEPTPSRGTQPDYTMEQTPSDTPSDEPTSEPSTTSEPTAAPTASDSCTPEMKKLGTCGGAAAQQPDNGASGGGWSATKVTSWSSLAVLLAVVPLLPMLWRRRIRTRRLNGSGGRTEQDAADRTLAAWRELTDSAWDFGVLPDDSLTSRRAVARMVRIADLDDDSARAAQRVAEAVEQVLYAPQPRPFAGVADDVRQVLAGFRAKAGRRERLRALLAPRSAAQLVWAWGQRWSALVQRWGAPRWARWASRLRPPRGQGS from the coding sequence ATGAGTGGGAGCGTTCGGCTCGCGATATGTGCGGCGCTGGCCACGGTGGCGGCGGCCTGTGCGCTGCTGCCGCTGGTGGACCCGGCGAGCTGGCTGTTGCAGGCCGCCCTGTTGCTGGCGGTCCAGAGCGGGACGGGCGTGGCGGCCCGCCGGGTGCCGCTGGCCCGCCCGCTGACGGTGGCCGTGCAGGCCGTGGTGACGCTGCTGCTGCTCACCCTGGTCTTCGCGCACGAGCAGGCGCTGGGCGGGGTGCTGCCGAGCCCGCAGGCCCTTGACGAGTTCGCGCTGCTGCTGCGCGACGGCGCCGACGACGTGGGGCAGTACGCGATCCCCGCGCCGCTCACCGAGGGCATCCGGCTGATGCTGGTGGCCGGGGTGCTGGCGATCGGCCTGGTGGTCGACGCACTCGCGGTGACGTACCGCAGCGCGGCCCCCGCCGGGCTGCCGCTGCTCGCGCTGTACTCGGTCGCGGCCGGCCTGTCCGACGCCGGGAGCGACTGGCTGTGGTTCCTGCTGGCGGCGGCCGGCTATCTGCTGCTGCTCCTGGCCGAGGGCCGGGACCGGCTGTCCCAGTGGGGCCGGGTGTTCAGCGGCGGCGCCCCGCATCCGGCGGGTATGCCGCCCTCGGGCCTGGCCGGGGCCGGAGGCTCCCCGGCGCTCGCCCCGGTCCGCACCGGCCGCAGAATCGGCGTGCTGGCGCTCGGCATCGCGCTGGTGGTGCCCGCGGCGCTGCCGTCCCTGGACGGCGGGCTGCTGGACCGGCAGGGCAGCGGCGGCGGGTCGGGCAGCGGCGGCGGCACGATCTCGGCGGTCAATCCACTGGTGTCGCTGCAGGACAGCCTTAACCAGCCGGAGAACAAGGAGGTGCTGCGCTATCGCACCTCCTCGCAGACCACGCAGGACCTGTATCTGCGGATCGTGGCGCTGGACCGGTTCGACGGCACCTCGTGGAAGTCGTCCGAGCGGCATGTCACCGATGTGCCCGGGCAGCTTCCGTCGCCCGCCGGGCTCGGTCCCTCCGTCCGGGTCTCCTCGATCGACACCTCGATCTCGGCCGCCGACTGGTACGCGCAGAACTGGCTGCCCCTCCCCTACCCCGCGTCCAGGGTCGAGATCGACGGGCGCTGGCGCTATGAGCCGGAGGGCCGCACGCTGGTCGGCGACCGCGGCCAGACCACCCGGGGCGCGCGCTACCGGGTCACCAGCCTGCTGGTGGAGCCGACGGCCGAGCAGTTGGCAGCCGCACCGGCACCGCCCTCGCGGCTGCGGAAGGAGTACACCGAGGTACCGGGCTCGCTGCCATCCGTGGTGGCCAGTACGGCGCGGGAGGTGACCGCCGGCGCGGCGAACGCGTACGAGAAGGCGGTCAAGCTCCAGGACTGGTTCGCGGTGAACGGAGGATTCCGTTACGACACCGAGGTGCAGTCCGGCAGCGGCTCGGCCGCCATCGTCCGGTTCCTGAAGCAGAAGGAGGGCTTCTGCGTCCACTTCTCCTTCTCGATGGCGGCGATGGCCCGGACGCTGGGCATTCCGGCGCGGGTCGCGGTCGGGTTCACCCCCGGCACCGCCCAGGCGGACGGCTCGGTGTCGGTGGGCCTCAAGGACGCGCACGCCTGGCCCGAGCTGTACTTCGAGGGCGTGGGCTGGACCCGTTTCGAGCCCACCCCGAGCCGTGGCACCCAGCCCGACTACACGATGGAGCAGACGCCCTCGGACACCCCGTCCGACGAGCCGACGAGCGAGCCCAGCACGACCTCCGAGCCGACGGCCGCCCCGACCGCCTCCGACAGTTGCACCCCGGAGATGAAGAAGCTGGGCACCTGTGGAGGCGCCGCGGCCCAGCAGCCGGACAACGGCGCCTCGGGCGGGGGCTGGTCGGCGACCAAGGTCACGAGTTGGAGTTCGCTGGCGGTGCTGCTGGCCGTGGTGCCCCTGCTGCCCATGCTGTGGCGGCGGCGGATACGGACCCGCAGACTTAACGGCTCGGGCGGGCGCACCGAGCAGGACGCCGCCGACCGGACCCTCGCCGCATGGCGTGAACTCACCGATTCGGCCTGGGACTTCGGCGTGCTGCCGGACGACTCGCTGACCTCGCGCAGAGCGGTGGCCCGCATGGTGCGGATCGCCGACCTCGACGACGATTCGGCCCGGGCGGCGCAGCGGGTGGCCGAGGCGGTCGAGCAGGTGCTCTACGCACCGCAGCCGCGCCCGTTCGCGGGCGTCGCGGACGACGTCCGGCAGGTGCTGGCCGGATTCCGGGCCAAGGCGGGGCGGCGGGAGCGGCTGCGGGCGCTGCTGGCGCCGCGGTCGGCGGCTCAGCTCGTGTGGGCGTGGGGACAGCGCTGGTCCGCGCTGGTCCAGCGGTGGGGAGCCCCCCGCTGGGCCCGCTGGGCCTCCCGGCTCAGGCCCCCGCGCGGCCAGGGGAGCTGA